A single region of the Paraburkholderia megapolitana genome encodes:
- a CDS encoding SPFH domain-containing protein: MNLTIIGVILLLIVFTLIAKTVKIVPQQHAWVLERVGRYHGTLTPGLNIVLPFIDRIAYKHVLKEIPLEVPSQVCITRDNTQLQVDGVLYFQVTDAMKASYGSSNFVFAITQLSQTTLRSVIGKLELDKTFEERDFINHSIVSSLDQAAANWGVKVLRYEIKDLTPPKEILHAMQAQITAEREKRALIAASEGRKQEQINIASGGREASIQKSEGERQAAINQAQGQASAILAVAEANAQAIQKIAAAIQSQGGMEAVNLKVAEQYVNAFGNLAKQGNTLIVPGNLADMSTMIASALTIVNKGKSTDVR; the protein is encoded by the coding sequence ATGAATTTGACCATCATTGGGGTAATCCTGCTGCTCATCGTCTTCACGCTCATCGCGAAGACCGTCAAGATCGTGCCGCAGCAGCATGCATGGGTCCTCGAGCGGGTCGGCCGCTATCACGGCACTCTGACGCCGGGTCTGAACATCGTGTTGCCGTTCATCGACCGGATCGCCTACAAGCACGTGCTCAAGGAGATTCCACTCGAAGTGCCGAGCCAGGTTTGTATCACACGCGACAACACGCAGCTGCAGGTGGATGGCGTGCTGTACTTCCAGGTCACCGATGCGATGAAGGCGTCGTACGGATCGAGCAACTTCGTGTTCGCGATTACGCAGCTGTCGCAGACCACGCTGCGCTCGGTAATCGGCAAGCTCGAACTCGACAAGACTTTCGAGGAACGCGATTTCATCAATCACAGCATCGTGTCGTCGCTGGACCAGGCGGCGGCGAACTGGGGCGTCAAGGTGTTGCGCTACGAGATCAAGGACCTGACGCCGCCGAAGGAAATTCTCCACGCGATGCAGGCACAGATCACCGCCGAGCGTGAAAAACGTGCACTGATTGCGGCATCGGAAGGGCGCAAGCAGGAGCAGATCAATATCGCATCGGGCGGCCGGGAAGCGTCGATCCAGAAGTCCGAGGGCGAACGGCAGGCCGCGATCAATCAGGCCCAGGGCCAGGCGTCGGCCATTCTGGCAGTCGCCGAGGCGAACGCACAGGCGATCCAGAAAATTGCCGCAGCGATCCAGTCGCAGGGCGGGATGGAAGCAGTGAACCTGAAGGTTGCCGAGCAGTACGTCAATGCGTTCGGCAATCTGGCGAAGCAGGGCAATACGCTGATCGTCCCCGGCAATCTCGCGGACATGAGCACGATGATCGCGTCGGCGCTGACCATCGTGAACAAGGGCAAGAGCACGGACGTGCGGTAA
- a CDS encoding LacI family DNA-binding transcriptional regulator, producing MAHRFLIKEIALQAGVGVATVDRVLNGRIHVRDHTRKRVEQAIKELEKQELQLATAGRKLMIDVVVEAPARFADEIKEALEAELPGMHPVVIRPRFLMRETMTTAEVVDALQSIGRRGSHGVLLKARDVPEIAEAIGDLKQRGIPVITIFTDIPLSGRVAYAGLDNRVAGATAAYLVAQWLGPRASHILITMSDERFRGEEEREISFRRALRTRYPQLTLIDASGGHGLDTPTEKRVLNVLATGTHVAAVYSMGGGNIAILRALEAQRQSPVCFIGHDLDRDNVQLLREGKLQAILHHDLRQDMRSACQHITHFQKLLPGSAVSQSSSVVVVTPENIPEHIASRFR from the coding sequence ATGGCGCACCGCTTTCTTATCAAGGAGATCGCCCTGCAGGCCGGCGTCGGGGTGGCGACAGTCGACCGCGTGCTCAATGGACGCATCCATGTCCGCGACCACACGCGCAAACGCGTCGAACAGGCCATCAAGGAGCTCGAAAAGCAGGAGTTGCAACTGGCCACCGCGGGACGCAAGCTCATGATCGACGTCGTCGTCGAAGCTCCGGCGCGCTTTGCCGACGAGATCAAGGAGGCACTCGAAGCCGAACTACCCGGGATGCACCCTGTTGTCATTCGTCCGCGTTTCCTGATGCGCGAAACGATGACAACGGCTGAAGTCGTCGATGCACTTCAGTCGATTGGACGTCGGGGAAGCCATGGAGTCCTCCTGAAAGCGCGCGATGTTCCCGAGATTGCAGAAGCAATCGGCGACCTGAAACAGCGCGGCATTCCGGTCATCACGATCTTCACCGACATTCCGCTGTCCGGGCGCGTCGCTTATGCGGGGCTGGACAACCGGGTCGCCGGCGCCACCGCCGCTTATCTAGTCGCGCAGTGGTTGGGCCCAAGAGCCAGCCACATCCTGATCACCATGAGCGATGAACGGTTCAGGGGTGAAGAAGAACGCGAAATCAGCTTTCGCCGCGCCCTGAGAACACGCTACCCCCAGCTCACGTTGATCGATGCCAGTGGTGGACACGGCCTCGACACGCCCACGGAAAAGCGCGTCCTCAATGTGCTCGCCACCGGGACTCACGTTGCCGCGGTCTACTCCATGGGGGGAGGAAATATCGCTATTCTTCGAGCACTCGAAGCCCAACGGCAATCTCCGGTTTGCTTCATCGGACACGATCTCGATCGGGACAATGTGCAACTGCTGCGCGAGGGCAAGCTTCAAGCGATTCTTCATCACGATCTACGTCAGGACATGCGCTCGGCGTGCCAGCACATCACGCATTTCCAGAAACTTCTGCCTGGATCAGCTGTGTCGCAATCTTCATCGGTCGTTGTCGTCACGCCGGAGAACATTCCCGAACATATCGCGAGCCGGTTCCGTTGA
- a CDS encoding STM3941 family protein: MLLASSLFVIVCLTSIVFSRDAMSTRAIIFAVAGVLFFGLCAWFALSRLIRKKAAVVVDSDGLTDRASAIALGFIPWSDIVDAKVVQQDFRNSRHTFLGVSLRDPDKYLARCGPVARGVLKLNRRMSGYIVNIPQTTLSVTVEEILKRMNVFLQAQQVGKNPDDDNSFIRRTKELNATSKALIEQSQGWLERALAARGDDVRPLLQEAQGLPARINSHLIDGSRVQQGAGVVLGWPRTWHARGKSRAGTAWRRLAPA, translated from the coding sequence ATGCTGCTCGCCTCGAGTCTCTTCGTCATAGTGTGTCTCACGTCGATCGTATTTTCGCGAGATGCGATGAGCACCCGCGCAATAATCTTTGCGGTGGCGGGCGTCCTTTTTTTCGGCCTTTGCGCATGGTTCGCGTTATCCCGCCTGATACGGAAGAAGGCCGCCGTCGTAGTCGATAGCGACGGACTCACCGATCGGGCATCAGCCATAGCGTTAGGGTTTATTCCATGGTCCGATATCGTGGATGCCAAAGTCGTTCAGCAAGATTTTCGCAATTCCCGGCACACGTTTCTTGGTGTGTCGCTGCGCGATCCTGACAAGTATCTGGCAAGGTGCGGTCCCGTCGCGCGCGGTGTGTTGAAACTGAATCGCCGCATGTCTGGTTATATCGTGAATATTCCGCAAACCACGCTGTCGGTGACGGTTGAAGAGATCTTGAAGCGGATGAATGTTTTTCTTCAAGCGCAGCAAGTTGGCAAGAACCCGGACGACGATAATTCCTTTATCCGCCGCACAAAAGAACTGAACGCGACGTCGAAGGCTCTGATCGAACAGAGCCAGGGGTGGCTTGAGCGTGCTCTCGCCGCGCGCGGCGACGACGTGCGTCCTCTCCTGCAAGAAGCGCAAGGACTACCTGCGCGCATCAACTCGCATCTGATTGATGGATCTCGGGTCCAGCAAGGCGCTGGAGTGGTCCTCGGATGGCCCCGTACTTGGCACGCTCGCGGCAAAAGTCGCGCTGGTACTGCATGGCGCCGACTGGCCCCAGCTTGA
- a CDS encoding DeoR/GlpR family DNA-binding transcription regulator has protein sequence MLTYEALPDERQRHIRSLLASKGKVFAADLAAEFEVSEHTIRRDLTDLAKAGACKRVYGGAVAIPPNGGNLQHRMEREPERKDALAVAAVSLLADNQCIFLDTGSTNLSIARAIPANLNLTVVTNSPVIASALLEKDNVTLIALGGQIDKAIGGTVGVLAVEAIQRLTFDLAFLGACAIDPQEGLTAFSLEDASFKRAVLARSGAIAIAVIKEKMISVATHNVASVDAIATIIVEKDAPKKHVKAFADSGIQVLVAFR, from the coding sequence ATGCTCACTTACGAAGCCCTTCCAGACGAGCGCCAACGTCATATACGCTCATTGCTCGCGTCGAAAGGCAAAGTATTTGCCGCCGATCTGGCAGCAGAATTTGAAGTATCCGAACACACTATCCGGCGCGATCTGACCGACCTCGCAAAAGCAGGCGCTTGCAAGCGGGTGTACGGAGGCGCAGTCGCGATTCCACCCAATGGCGGGAACCTGCAGCATCGAATGGAACGGGAGCCTGAGCGAAAAGACGCGCTCGCTGTTGCGGCAGTCTCTTTGCTCGCTGACAACCAGTGCATTTTTCTCGATACCGGCAGCACCAACCTGTCTATCGCGCGCGCCATTCCAGCGAATCTCAACCTCACCGTTGTCACCAATTCTCCGGTTATCGCGTCTGCTCTTCTAGAGAAGGACAATGTGACCTTGATCGCGCTGGGTGGTCAGATCGACAAGGCGATTGGCGGTACCGTGGGCGTTCTTGCAGTCGAGGCGATCCAAAGGTTGACGTTCGATCTTGCATTTCTCGGCGCTTGCGCAATCGATCCGCAAGAAGGCTTGACCGCCTTCAGTCTGGAGGACGCGTCATTCAAACGCGCGGTGCTTGCAAGAAGCGGCGCGATCGCGATAGCAGTGATCAAGGAGAAGATGATTAGCGTGGCTACGCACAACGTCGCTTCTGTAGACGCCATCGCAACGATCATCGTCGAAAAGGATGCGCCGAAGAAGCACGTCAAGGCGTTCGCCGACAGCGGAATACAGGTGCTGGTCGCGTTCCGGTGA
- the smpB gene encoding SsrA-binding protein SmpB, which yields MSIIDNRKAFFDYFIEDRYEAGLVLEGWEVKALRAGRGQIREGYVVIRNGELFLIGAHISPLPEASTHIHPDPVRTRKLLLHAEEISKLIGKVEQRGYTLVPLNFHYKGGRVKCEVGLAKGKKTHDKRDTEKKRDWERERARLMRNPT from the coding sequence ATGAGCATCATTGACAACAGAAAAGCCTTCTTCGATTACTTCATCGAAGACCGCTACGAAGCAGGGCTCGTGCTCGAGGGATGGGAGGTCAAGGCGCTGCGCGCCGGGCGCGGCCAGATCCGGGAAGGCTACGTGGTGATCCGCAACGGCGAGCTGTTCCTGATCGGCGCACACATCAGCCCATTGCCGGAAGCGTCGACGCACATCCACCCTGACCCGGTCCGCACCCGCAAGCTGCTGCTGCATGCGGAAGAAATCAGCAAGCTGATCGGCAAGGTCGAGCAGCGCGGCTACACGCTCGTGCCGCTGAACTTCCACTACAAGGGCGGCCGTGTGAAGTGCGAAGTCGGTCTGGCGAAGGGCAAGAAGACGCACGACAAGCGCGATACCGAGAAAAAGCGCGACTGGGAACGCGAACGGGCGCGACTGATGCGCAATCCGACGTGA
- a CDS encoding RnfH family protein, which yields MSTLLSVEVCYALPQAQTLVPLSLPAGSTLEQAIVASGLLQRHPEIDLTKQKVGVFGKLKPLDAVLADRDRVEIYRPLTVDPKTARQRRVEKTRREGSIEGRKWLSKDSR from the coding sequence ATGAGTACGTTGCTGTCGGTCGAGGTTTGCTACGCGCTGCCGCAGGCGCAGACGCTCGTGCCACTTAGCCTGCCTGCCGGTTCGACGCTCGAGCAGGCGATTGTCGCGAGCGGCCTGCTACAGCGGCATCCCGAGATCGATCTGACGAAGCAGAAGGTCGGTGTGTTCGGCAAACTGAAGCCGCTCGATGCCGTGCTGGCCGATCGCGACCGTGTCGAGATCTACCGGCCGCTCACCGTCGATCCGAAGACCGCACGGCAGCGGCGCGTCGAGAAAACACGTCGCGAAGGGTCGATCGAAGGGCGCAAGTGGTTGTCGAAGGATTCGCGTTAG
- a CDS encoding DMT family transporter, with translation MQRGVAYGVLAGALWGMVFLVPRLLADFSPLLLSAGRYTMYGIVSLVAALPAARSLLRRLTRADLIALIKLALIGNLLYYILLTGAVHLVGIAPASLIVGVLPVTVTLLGRHDRGAVPLARLALPLAVVVAGIACINVDVFTAAQAGSTGLGAKLAGLACATGALACWTWFAGENARYLRRLEHFSGNEWSVLWGVVTGALGAGLWLVIAVLPSSSAQVPLATDRWHLFWLLNLGLAIGASWLGNGLWNAASKRLPLTLSGQLIVFETLFALLYAFIYDHRLPRPLEAAAIVLLVAGVSWSVRQHAGSGSHGPSIEDKAQAQAH, from the coding sequence ATGCAGCGCGGAGTCGCCTACGGCGTGTTGGCCGGAGCGTTATGGGGCATGGTTTTTCTGGTGCCGCGGCTGCTCGCCGATTTTTCGCCGCTACTGCTGAGCGCAGGGCGTTACACGATGTACGGCATCGTGTCGCTGGTCGCCGCGCTGCCCGCGGCACGCTCGCTGCTGCGTCGTCTGACCCGCGCAGACCTGATCGCTCTGATCAAGCTCGCGCTGATCGGCAACCTGCTCTACTACATCCTGCTGACGGGCGCCGTGCATCTGGTCGGCATTGCGCCGGCCTCGCTGATCGTCGGTGTGCTGCCGGTTACCGTCACGCTGCTGGGGCGGCACGACCGCGGCGCCGTGCCGCTCGCGCGGCTCGCGCTGCCACTGGCCGTAGTCGTGGCAGGCATCGCGTGCATCAACGTCGATGTCTTCACGGCCGCGCAGGCCGGCAGCACGGGGCTCGGCGCCAAACTCGCCGGGCTTGCCTGCGCGACCGGCGCACTCGCATGCTGGACCTGGTTTGCAGGCGAAAACGCACGCTACCTGAGGCGTCTCGAGCATTTCAGCGGCAACGAGTGGTCAGTGCTGTGGGGTGTGGTCACCGGCGCGCTCGGCGCGGGGTTATGGCTGGTAATCGCCGTGCTGCCGTCCAGCAGTGCCCAGGTGCCACTCGCAACCGATCGCTGGCACCTGTTCTGGCTGCTCAACCTGGGCCTCGCCATCGGCGCGTCGTGGCTCGGTAACGGGCTCTGGAATGCAGCGTCGAAACGGCTCCCGTTGACACTATCCGGCCAATTGATCGTCTTCGAGACGCTGTTTGCCCTGCTCTACGCGTTTATCTACGACCACCGGCTGCCACGGCCGCTGGAAGCGGCTGCAATCGTTCTGCTGGTGGCGGGTGTGAGCTGGTCGGTGCGCCAGCATGCGGGGAGCGGCTCGCATGGGCCCTCGATTGAGGACAAAGCTCAGGCGCAGGCCCACTGA
- a CDS encoding helix-turn-helix domain-containing protein, with translation MPRPLQLNQTAPFAVKDGAQRIGERLATARKRRRLTLRELAAKAGISYDTARAVESGNLQTGLGAYLAMLWAMGLESEIQAFADSERDEEGKQLELTRLPQRIRHRKEQFDGDF, from the coding sequence ATGCCTCGTCCACTTCAATTGAATCAGACCGCCCCGTTCGCTGTGAAGGACGGGGCCCAACGCATCGGCGAGCGGCTGGCGACGGCTCGCAAACGCCGCCGGCTGACCCTGCGCGAGCTGGCCGCCAAGGCGGGCATCAGTTACGACACCGCGCGCGCTGTGGAGTCGGGTAACCTGCAAACCGGCCTCGGGGCCTACCTGGCCATGCTGTGGGCGATGGGTCTGGAATCTGAGATCCAGGCGTTTGCCGACTCTGAGCGCGACGAGGAAGGCAAGCAACTGGAGCTCACGCGCTTGCCGCAGCGGATTCGCCATCGCAAGGAGCAATTCGATGGCGACTTCTGA
- a CDS encoding type II toxin-antitoxin system RatA family toxin gives MADVQKTVLIRHSAEQMFDLVTDVADYPNFLPWCGGVDIRRQDEGGMEARIDINFKGIKQHFATRNTQQRPTRIDMEFTDGPFRKFTGYWRFTPLRADACKIEFALHYEFANIILEKIIGPVFSHIANTFVESFVKRADQRYGKS, from the coding sequence ATGGCAGATGTCCAGAAAACCGTGTTGATTCGCCATTCGGCGGAACAGATGTTCGACCTCGTCACCGACGTTGCCGACTACCCCAATTTCCTTCCCTGGTGCGGCGGTGTCGACATTCGCCGCCAGGACGAGGGCGGCATGGAGGCGAGGATCGATATCAACTTCAAGGGCATCAAGCAGCATTTCGCGACCCGCAACACCCAGCAGCGGCCTACGCGGATCGATATGGAGTTCACCGACGGGCCGTTTCGCAAGTTTACCGGCTACTGGCGTTTTACACCGTTACGCGCCGACGCGTGCAAGATCGAGTTTGCGCTGCACTACGAATTCGCGAACATCATCCTCGAAAAGATCATCGGCCCGGTATTCAGCCACATCGCGAACACGTTCGTCGAGTCTTTCGTGAAACGGGCCGACCAGCGGTACGGCAAGTCATGA
- the guaA gene encoding glutamine-hydrolyzing GMP synthase, with translation MHDKILILDFGSQVTQLIARRIREAHVYSEIHPYDVDDAFIREFKPKGVILSGGPSSVTDTDTPRAPQAVFELGVPVLGICYGMQTMAEQLGGKVDNGHLREFGYAEVRARNHTSFLDGIEDFRTAEGHGMLKVWMSHGDKVLDMPPGFQLMASTESCPIAAMADETRHFYGVQWHPEVTHTAQGRAMLERFVLKICAAQPDWEMGHYVDEAVAKIREQVGSEHVILGLSGGVDSSVAAALLHRAIGDQLTCVFVDHGLLRLNEAEQVMATFADHLGVKVIHVDASGPFLSKLAGVTDPEAKRKIIGAEFVEVFQAEAGKLTDAKWLAQGTIYPDVIESAGKGKKATQTIKSHHNVGGLPETLNLKLLEPLRELFKDEVRELGVKLGLPPEMVYRHPFPGPGLGVRILGEVKREFADLLRRADAIFIETLRTTIDEATGKSWYELTSQAFAVFLPVKSVGVMGDGRTYEYVVALRAVQTLDFMTAQWAHLPHELLGRVSNRIINEVRGINRVVYDISGKPPATIEWE, from the coding sequence ATGCATGACAAGATCCTGATCCTCGACTTCGGCTCGCAAGTCACCCAACTGATCGCGCGTCGCATCCGCGAAGCGCATGTGTATTCGGAGATTCATCCGTACGACGTCGACGACGCGTTCATCCGCGAATTCAAGCCGAAGGGCGTGATTCTCTCGGGCGGCCCGAGTTCGGTCACCGACACCGATACGCCGCGTGCACCGCAAGCAGTGTTCGAACTGGGCGTGCCGGTGCTCGGCATTTGCTACGGCATGCAGACGATGGCCGAACAGCTCGGCGGCAAGGTCGATAACGGCCATCTGCGCGAATTCGGCTATGCGGAAGTGCGAGCTCGCAATCACACGAGTTTTCTCGACGGCATCGAGGATTTCCGTACGGCGGAAGGCCACGGCATGCTGAAAGTGTGGATGAGCCACGGCGACAAGGTGCTCGACATGCCGCCGGGCTTCCAGCTGATGGCCTCCACCGAGTCGTGTCCGATCGCGGCGATGGCCGACGAGACCCGTCATTTCTACGGCGTGCAATGGCACCCGGAAGTCACCCACACGGCGCAGGGCCGCGCGATGCTCGAACGCTTCGTGCTGAAGATCTGCGCTGCGCAACCCGACTGGGAGATGGGCCACTACGTCGACGAGGCGGTCGCGAAGATTCGAGAACAGGTCGGCAGCGAGCACGTCATTCTCGGGCTGTCGGGTGGCGTGGATTCGTCGGTGGCGGCGGCGCTGCTGCATCGCGCGATCGGCGACCAGCTCACGTGCGTATTTGTCGATCACGGATTGCTGCGTCTGAACGAAGCCGAGCAGGTGATGGCGACTTTCGCCGACCATCTCGGCGTGAAAGTGATTCATGTCGATGCGAGCGGACCGTTTCTGTCGAAGCTCGCTGGCGTTACCGACCCGGAAGCGAAGCGCAAGATCATCGGTGCTGAATTCGTCGAAGTGTTCCAGGCGGAAGCCGGCAAGCTGACCGACGCGAAGTGGCTCGCGCAGGGCACGATCTACCCGGACGTGATCGAATCGGCGGGTAAGGGCAAGAAGGCAACGCAGACGATCAAGAGCCATCACAACGTCGGTGGTTTGCCTGAGACGTTGAACCTGAAGCTGCTCGAGCCGCTGCGCGAACTGTTCAAGGATGAAGTGCGTGAACTGGGCGTGAAGCTCGGTCTGCCGCCGGAGATGGTGTATCGCCATCCGTTCCCGGGGCCGGGTCTCGGTGTGCGGATTCTTGGTGAAGTGAAGCGTGAATTTGCGGATCTGCTGCGTCGTGCCGACGCGATTTTTATCGAAACGTTGCGTACGACCATCGATGAAGCGACCGGCAAGTCGTGGTACGAATTGACGAGCCAGGCGTTTGCGGTTTTCTTGCCCGTGAAGAGCGTCGGCGTGATGGGCGATGGGCGGACTTATGAATATGTCGTCGCGCTGCGTGCGGTGCAGACGCTCGATTTCATGACCGCGCAGTGGGCGCATCTGCCGCATGAACTGCTGGGGCGGGTGTCGAACCGGATTATTAATGAGGTTCGGGGGATTAATCGGGTGGTGTACGACATTTCGGGGAAGCCGCCGGCGACGATTGAGTGGGAGTGA
- the guaB gene encoding IMP dehydrogenase translates to MRLIQKALTFDDVLLVPAFSDVLPRDTSLKTRLTRNISLNMPLVSAAMDTVTEARLAIAMAQMGGVGIIHKNLTPSEQAREVAKVKRFESGVVRDPITVPPQMKVRDVIALSQQHGISGFPVVEGAQLIGIVTNRDLRFETRLDEPVRTIMTPRDRLVTVKEGTPLAEAKALMHSHRLERVLVINDAFELRGLMTVKDITKQTEHPDACKDEHGKLRAGAAVGVGEDNEERVSLLVQAGVDVIVVDTAHGHSKGVLERVRWVKKNFPHVEVIGGNIATADAAKALVEYGADGVKVGIGPGSICTTRIVAGVGVPQISAIANVSEALKGSGVPVVADGGVRFSGDVSKALAAGANSVMMGSMFAGTEESPGDVFLYQGRQYKSYRGMGSVGAMKDGAADRYFQDNSANIDKLVPEGIEGRVAYKGSVGAILFQLIGGVRASMGYCGCRTIDELHDKAEFVQITAAGMRESHVHDVQITKEAPNYHVD, encoded by the coding sequence ATGCGTCTGATCCAAAAAGCACTCACGTTCGATGACGTGCTCCTCGTCCCGGCCTTCTCCGATGTTCTGCCGCGCGACACCAGCCTCAAAACCCGGCTGACCCGCAACATCTCCCTGAATATGCCGCTGGTATCTGCCGCCATGGATACGGTCACCGAAGCCCGTCTTGCCATTGCAATGGCGCAAATGGGCGGCGTCGGCATCATCCACAAGAATCTGACACCCTCCGAGCAGGCTCGCGAAGTGGCGAAGGTGAAGCGCTTCGAATCGGGTGTCGTGCGCGATCCGATCACCGTGCCGCCGCAAATGAAGGTGCGCGACGTGATTGCACTGTCGCAGCAGCATGGCATCTCGGGCTTCCCGGTCGTGGAAGGCGCGCAACTCATCGGTATCGTCACCAACCGCGATCTGCGTTTCGAAACCCGCCTCGACGAGCCGGTCCGCACGATCATGACGCCGCGCGATCGCCTCGTTACCGTGAAAGAAGGCACGCCGCTCGCCGAAGCGAAAGCGCTGATGCATAGCCACCGGCTCGAACGCGTGCTGGTCATCAACGACGCATTCGAACTGCGCGGCCTGATGACCGTCAAGGACATCACCAAACAGACCGAACACCCGGACGCCTGTAAGGACGAACATGGCAAGCTGCGCGCGGGCGCGGCAGTCGGTGTCGGTGAAGACAACGAAGAGCGCGTGTCGCTGCTCGTGCAGGCCGGTGTGGACGTGATCGTCGTCGATACCGCGCATGGACATAGCAAGGGCGTGCTCGAGCGCGTTCGCTGGGTGAAGAAGAATTTCCCGCATGTGGAAGTGATCGGCGGCAACATCGCGACTGCCGACGCAGCCAAGGCGCTCGTCGAATACGGCGCGGACGGCGTGAAGGTCGGTATCGGCCCGGGCTCGATCTGCACGACGCGGATCGTTGCCGGTGTGGGCGTTCCGCAGATCAGCGCGATTGCCAACGTGTCCGAAGCGCTGAAGGGTTCGGGCGTGCCGGTCGTCGCGGACGGCGGCGTGCGTTTCTCGGGCGATGTCAGCAAGGCACTCGCGGCGGGCGCGAACTCGGTGATGATGGGCAGCATGTTCGCAGGCACCGAAGAGTCGCCCGGCGACGTGTTCCTGTATCAGGGCCGTCAGTACAAGTCGTATCGCGGCATGGGATCGGTTGGCGCGATGAAGGACGGCGCCGCGGATCGCTACTTCCAGGACAACTCGGCCAACATCGACAAGCTTGTGCCGGAAGGTATCGAAGGCCGCGTTGCGTACAAGGGTTCGGTTGGCGCGATCCTGTTCCAACTGATCGGCGGCGTGCGCGCGAGCATGGGTTACTGCGGTTGCCGCACGATCGACGAGTTGCACGACAAGGCCGAGTTTGTCCAGATCACCGCGGCCGGCATGCGCGAGTCGCACGTGCACGACGTGCAGATCACGAAGGAAGCGCCCAACTACCACGTGGACTAA
- a CDS encoding type II toxin-antitoxin system HipA family toxin produces MATSDQRAYVYLQLPQSMEVVTAGFYELDFPQGVPTGSFVYNPAYLQRADAVPLDPYELPLAPRRVQTVKLKGIFGPLRDASPDAWGRRIIEKHTERTDLTEVDYLLHSPEDRAGALSFGRDKVPPAPIRKFNQVVQLEALLTAAEQFMEDDAAGKPDVPEQMFELLQPGTSMGGARPKNVVEDTEGLWLAKFPDRSDRWNNARVEGAMLTLAQECGLRVARHRIENVAGKAVLLVQRFDRTLTADGYLRHRMISGLTALGAEDSHGDRARWSYLVLADELRRRSARPAQDLEELFRRMVFNALISNTDDHPRNHALIAPTDKWELSPAYDLTPNPLTSIEKRDLAMTCGIYNRYANRTNLLSQHGQFKLSLERARAIVDQIQQVVIARWHAILRQQGVTPAECDKLNGAFNYPGFELDPAVVLAGQ; encoded by the coding sequence ATGGCGACTTCTGACCAGCGCGCCTACGTTTACCTCCAGCTACCGCAGTCAATGGAGGTCGTGACGGCGGGGTTCTACGAGCTGGACTTCCCGCAAGGGGTGCCTACAGGGTCGTTTGTCTACAACCCGGCTTACCTGCAGCGCGCCGATGCTGTCCCGCTGGATCCGTATGAACTGCCCTTGGCGCCGCGCCGCGTGCAGACGGTGAAACTCAAGGGCATCTTCGGCCCTTTGCGCGATGCGTCACCCGACGCCTGGGGTCGCCGCATCATCGAAAAGCACACCGAACGCACTGATCTCACCGAGGTCGACTACCTGCTGCACTCGCCGGAAGACCGCGCAGGGGCCCTGTCCTTCGGGCGTGACAAGGTACCCCCTGCGCCGATCCGCAAGTTCAATCAGGTCGTCCAGCTGGAGGCCTTGCTCACAGCGGCCGAGCAGTTCATGGAAGACGATGCTGCAGGCAAACCGGATGTGCCGGAGCAGATGTTCGAACTCCTGCAACCCGGCACCTCGATGGGCGGAGCACGGCCGAAGAACGTGGTCGAAGATACCGAGGGCCTATGGCTCGCCAAGTTTCCGGACAGGAGCGACAGGTGGAACAATGCGCGTGTCGAAGGTGCGATGCTCACGCTGGCACAGGAGTGCGGCCTGCGCGTTGCCAGGCACCGCATCGAAAACGTCGCCGGCAAGGCCGTGCTGCTCGTGCAGCGCTTCGACCGCACGCTTACCGCTGATGGGTACTTGCGCCATCGCATGATCAGTGGCCTGACCGCGCTAGGCGCCGAAGACTCGCATGGAGACCGGGCCAGGTGGTCGTACCTGGTGCTCGCCGATGAGCTGCGGCGGCGAAGTGCACGCCCAGCCCAGGATCTTGAAGAGTTGTTCCGGCGTATGGTGTTCAACGCGCTCATCTCCAACACCGACGACCATCCCCGCAACCATGCATTGATCGCGCCGACGGACAAGTGGGAGCTGTCGCCGGCATACGACCTGACGCCCAACCCGCTGACCAGCATCGAGAAGCGCGACCTTGCGATGACCTGCGGGATCTACAACCGCTATGCAAACCGTACCAATCTGCTCTCGCAACATGGGCAGTTCAAACTCTCACTCGAACGCGCGAGAGCGATCGTCGACCAGATTCAGCAGGTTGTGATTGCACGATGGCATGCAATCCTGCGCCAGCAGGGTGTGACTCCTGCGGAGTGCGACAAGCTGAACGGTGCATTCAACTACCCGGGCTTCGAGTTGGACCCTGCGGTGGTGCTGGCGGGTCAGTAG